The Bdellovibrio bacteriovorus genomic sequence ATTTATTAATAGTAAACTTTAGTTATAATTAGTAATTTCAATAATTTACGAGTTTCGTGTTCAAAATATCAAGAATATTTTGAAAAATTGAACACGAAGAAGGCGGTCCATTTAAGGCTGTAAGATAAGATTCGGATCGGTGGGCTTATTGGGATCACCGACCTTCAAACGAATCTCTAATGGAAAATGATCTGAACTAATAATCGTGTGATGCACTTGAGCTTTGATAACATCAAAGCCTCTGACGAAAACGTGATCAAGCTTTAAAAGACGTCCGTCGTTTTCTAGATCCAAATGCTCTAAGTTTAAATCTCTGAAAATACTTTTCATGATGAGATAGCGTTTCACGTTCCATGTGTTGAAGTCGCCGGCAAGCACAATGGGACCTTTGAATTCACTCATCTTCGCAGCAATTTCATACAGTGACGCCGTAAAGGCTTTTAGCGTGACGAAGTTAAGAACGTGCGTGCAGACGAAAAGAGCTTTGGTGCCGCCGAAATCGTATTCATTAAAAAGGGTCAGCTTTGGAGTGAGCCAGAAGAGCTCTCTGGTTTTTGCGCGGATAAAATCGACAGATGCGGGTGGAAGTTTTGCTCCGATAGCAACACCCGTACTTCTTAAGTCTTTTTTGTAGTGAAAGCTTTGAGCCAGGTGCCATTCGTAAGTTGCAAAATCCTGCTGCCAGATTTTGGGCATTTTATCGTCGACCAAAGCTTCTTGAAGAAGGATAAAGTCTTTTCCCTCACCTAGCTTTCGAAAGTCTTTTTCAAAGATATGGGCTTTTTGTCCCTTATACACATTCCATACGAAAATATCGAACTCTGAAGTCGGAGCTGGCAGATTTTGCGCTTCTCCGATTTTCAGAAGGACTTTTTCTTTCGTAGGTATGATGTATGGAACCATTCTTTATTTCACCCGACTTAAATAGCTTTCATCCACCGTCGTAACTTGAAGCGACTGCGCTTCTTGTCTTTCTTGTTCAGCTAGCATCGTTGAAAGATATCTTTCCGTGTAGCTTGGAACAATCACGACGATGTTCTTTCCACGATTTTCTTCTTTCTGCGCCAGACGAAGTCCTGCAGCGATCGCGGCCCCTGATGATATTCCAACCGGAATACCTTCTTTTTTGATCACTTCTCGAGCAACTTTCATGGATTCTTCAGACGACACTTGCTCAACTCCATCAACGACAGAGCGATCCATTACACTAGGAACAAATCCTGCGCCCAACCCTTGGATTTTATGTGGACCCGGCTTCCCACCAGAAAGCACGGCGCTTTCAACGGGTTCTACCGCGATCATTTTTACTGAAGGTTTTTTAGCTTTAAGTACTTGGCCAACACCTGTGATCGTGCCAGACGTTCCGACACCGCTGACTACGATATCAACTCCCCCGTCTGTGTCGTTCCAGATTTCATTCGCTGTTGTTTGCTTATGAATTTCTGGATTTGCCGGGTTATCAAACTGGCGAGGTGTCCAGGTGTTTGGATTTTTTTCCGCAAGCTCCATGGATTTTGCGATTGCCCCTTTCATACCCAGGGGGCCTGGAGTTAATACGATTTTTGCACCAAGCAATAGCAAGAGAGTTCGTCTTTCTTGCGACATTGTTTCAGGCATCACCAGCGTGATGGAATAACCTTTCGCCGCAGCTACAAAGGCCAAGGCGATCCCCGTGTTACCGGAGGTGGGCTCTAAGATCTCCATCCCGGGCTTAAGCTTTCCCGTGCGTTCAGCATCTTCAATCATCGCAAGACCGATACGATCTTTCACCGAACCCAGTGGATTGAAAAATTCAAGTTTAAGAAGAAGTCGCCCCGGAAGCCCCTTCCCGATTCTTTGCATTTCGATCAGTGGGGTTTGTCCGATGGTCTTTGTGATGTCTGAGTATATTTTCATGAGAGCCTCTGCTAAGGATGTTCTAAAGGGCCTTAATAAAGAATACTCCCAAGGTAGAGGATGTTAAAGATTTACTTCTGCCGGTCGAGGAAAATAAACTCAGTGTATAGATTTGAGAATCAACTCCTAACAAACATCTGTCATATTGCAGGCAGTCCACGAGCATTTTCATATTGATAACGTATTAATAATAATGTGAATTTGTTTATAGGAGCTTTTGACCCATGAGTAAACTGAACATCATCTTTCTGATTCTCTTTGGAGTTGTCCTAGGACTGGGCTGCTACTCGTTCATTTACGCCAAGGGCTACTCCTATATGTCGGATGATCCCAAGGCCTGCGTGAATTGCCATATTATGAATGAAAATATGGACTCATGGATTAAGGGCACGCACCATCACGTCGCAAAATGCAATGATTGCCATCTTCCGCACAACATCGTCGGTAAATATGCAGTGAAGGCTTTGAATGGCTTTAATCACTCTGCGGCTTTTACTCTGCAAAACTTCCCCGATCCCATTCGTATTCGTGAGCACAGCCTGAAAGTCGTTAAAAGCTCATGCTTAAGCTGTCATCAGCCCATGGTTCAAGCGATGAATCATGGTGGCAAAAATATCAATGAAGAGACCAATTGCCTGCATTGTCACCGCAACGTTGGACACGTGAAATAGGAGTTCATTATGACAAAATCAAAAGGGATTTTTCTAGCTGTCGGAGGAGCTGCCATAGCCACAGTCTTGTTGACGGCTCTTCTAGTGAATATCTTTGAGCGCAAAACGGAAGCGAAGAATGTTTTCTATCGCGTAGTGGAACTTACGGATGACATGGATGATCCAGCGATTTGGGGGAAGAACTTTCCTCATCAGTATGATTCTTATCTGCGCACGGCAGATATGCGCCGAACGAAGTACGGTGGTTCTGAGGCTTTTCCTCATGTGCCGACAGAAAAAGATCCTCGTGATGTCGTATCTCAACAAAAGCTGGATGAGGACCCTCGCTTGAAAATCATGTGGGCGGGCTATGCGTTTTCTAAAGACTTCCGCGAAGAACGTGGACACGCTTATATGCTTTCGGATCAGATCTTTACGGAAAGACAGAATGTCACGAAACAACCGGGGACTTGTTTGAACTGTCATGCTTCGACTTACGTGCTTTATAAAAAATTAGGTGATGGCGACATCACTAAAGGTTTTGAAGAGATGAACAAGATTCCATATAAAGAAATCGTTCACTCTGTGAATCACCCCGTCTCTTGTATTGACTGTCATGACCCTTCGACGATGTCTTTGCGTGTGACTCGCCCGGCATTTATTGAAGGCATTCGTGCTTTCAAAGCGACTCAAGGAATTAAAGAATACGACGTGAACAAGATGGCGACTCGTCAAGAGATGCGCACCTTCGTGTGCGGTCAGTGTCACGTCGAGTACTACTTCAAAGGTGCTGATAAACGTCTGACTTATCCTTGGGCCGATGGTCTTAAAGCCGATCAAATTTTGGAATACTATAAAAAAGACAGTCATAAAGACTGGGTGCATGCTGAAACTGGGGCGGCTGTTTTAAAAGCACAACATCCCGAGTTTGAAATGTTCAATCAGGGAACACATGCGCGCGCGGGTGTGGCTTGCGTTGATTGTCACATGCCTTATGAACGTATGGGTGCCATGAAAATCACGAACCATCATGTGCAAAGCCCTCTGCTCAATATCAACAAGGCCTGCCAAACTTGCCATAACGTTCCCGAAGCAGAGCTGAAAGCGCGAGCTGAAACCATCCAAGATCGTCATATGGAGCTTCGTAATATCGCGTTTGATGCGCTGGTTGATTATATCAAGGATCTTAAAGAGTTTAAGGACGTTGATTTGACGAAGACTCCGAATAAAAAGTTGGCGGAGGCTCGCGATTTACAAAAGCAGGCTCAATTCTTATTTGATTTTGTCGAAGCTGAAAACTCTTCAGGCTTCCATGCTCCTCAGGAATCTGCTCGCGTATTAGGTCTCTCAATTGAAAAAGTCCGCGAAGGTCAAAAAATAGTCGCTGAACTTCGAAGAGAAATGAAAACCACGAAATAATGCCTTGGTATCGTAAAGTAATTAAGAAATTAGCGTCGATGGAGTTAGCAGTTTTAATAATTGCCTCCATCGCCGTGATAATTGCTATCGGCACTGTCGTTGAAGCTAAGTACGATGCGTGGACTGCGAAGAATTTAGTCTATGCTTCCATTTGGATGTACGTTGCAATGGGAGCGCTAGTGACGAGTCTGATTGCCGTCATTGTGGATCGCTGGCCCTGGAAGCCCCGTCACGCTTCTTTTATTTTCGCGCATGTTGGAATTATCATTCTTATATACGGTTCGCTTTTAACTCAAGTTTTTGGTGTCGATGGAACTGTTCGCCTTTCAAAGACGGAAGGCCCGGTTAAAGAAGTGACTGTGCAAGACACGGACATTGTGATCTACCGCTCCCCGGATGGATCTGATTACGAAAAGATTTATACCGAAGAGGTGAACTATTTAAAATATCCAGTAACGACAGACAAGCCCGTTTTAATCAAAAGCCGTGATCTTAATTTCGAAATATTAGAGTCTATTCCCTATTCTGTGCCGAAGCTTCAGGTCGAAGCTTCTCCGCAACCTCAAAGTGGTGCTGCGGTTCGATTTCAGTTGGCAAATCCCAATGTCAGTCAAGTGGACTGGTTAGTTCAAAGAAATGTTTTTGAAAAAGTAGAAGCCCAAGTGGGACCAGTCTTAATTACTTTAGGAGGACTCTGGGATCGCAATCCTTCCATCAATGAAATTCGCTTCAACATCAATGAAAAAGGCTCCTTGACGTATGCACTTTATGGAAGAGATGAAACAAAACCTTTTAAACAAGGAGTTGCTAAAGAAGGTGATCTAGTTGAAACCGGATGGATGGGTTTACAACTTCGTATTCTTCGCTATTTACCTAAAGCTGTTCAAAAATATGATGTGACTCGATTGGATCATCCGGTCCCTGGAAGCTCCCCTTCACTTCGCGTTCGTTACAACGGACAAGAAAGCTATTTATTCTTAAATGACTACGTCAAAGTGTTCACTGAAAATCGCGTGTATTTGGTTTCCTATCAGAATCGTCGACTGCCATTGGGGTTTGAAATTTCCCTCGATGAATTTAGAAAAACTGATTATCCGGGCACGATGCGCGCGATGGCTTATCAAAGTGCTGTTAATTATGATGGTGGAAATAAGGCGCTTATTTCTATGAATGAGCCTTTGAAGTATAAAAAGTTTTATATCTATCAGGCGAGTTTTGAGGAAGGGCCTAATGGGATTGTGAAGGCTTCTGTTCTCTCAGTGAACCATGATCCGGGTCGCGTCTGGAAGTATTTTGGCTCTGCAATAATGTGTCTAGGAATAGTCCTTTTATTTTACTTCCGTAAACGAAAGAATGCTCAACCATCGTAGTATTTTGATACTCCGAAACAATTTGCTCCTTATGTACTCTTAAAAAATCTCCAGAAACTCCGATAAGTTATTCGTGGAAAAGCTTATTCGGTTCGTTTTTGGTACAAGTTTCTTCTGCGTCCTATTGCTAGGGCTCACGTCGTGTATTGATACGAGCATGTTCAACAATATGTCTTTGATCCCTGCAGAGCTGACAATTATCGATGGCGGTGTCGAGAAAAAAGTTCCTGTAGGAGACTCCTCTCTTCTCACTAAAGATACTGCCATCAAAATCATCGGCGTTACGAAACCGAATTCAAAAGTTAAAATTTATACTTCTGCTGCAGACCCGGCTTGTCAGTTTGAACCTCAAGATAGCGACATTATCGGCACTGGAGACGCTCGTGGAATTGATTTTAGCATTGATCTAAGCACACTGCCTGAAGGTCGCCATGTTATCTGCATGTACGTAGAAAATCCAGCGGGCACCACCTGGTCGAAGCTTACAGAGATCATTATTAAAAGATCCGTTCAAGCGTTTTCGGGTCTTCACGTATTACCTGCAGACCGCAGTACTGCGCGACAGCCCGAATTTGCAGGTGTTGCTGAAAAAGATGTACAACTGGCCCTTTATGCGGGAGGAACTTGTAGTGGCGTCGCACTAGAATATCTGAAAGCAGACTCCTCAGGCAATTTCTCGATTCCTCTTTCCGCTTTAAATTCTTTGCTGGTCGATGGTCACTTCACTTATTCGATTCTTGCGACTGATGTTTTAGGTAACACTCGTTGCTCGCCAGGTGTGGGCTACACTTTAGACACCACTATCTCCGCGACGGTGATCAATGCTGTTCTTCCTGCGAGTCCATCGAACAACGATTCACCGACCATCGATGGAACTACAGAAGAGAATTCTCTGGTTGAGTTATTTAATTCAAGTACTTGCACAGGGAGTGCGATTGGTAGCTATAGCACGAATACGTCAGGAGCTTTTTTACTAAATCTTGCCACACCACTCACTGTGGAAGATACCTATGCTTTAACCGTTAAAGTCACCGATGACCTTGGAAACTTTGAATGCTTTAGTGCTCAAAAGCAGGATTATATCTATGATGTCACACCACCTGCTCTTAGTATTGTGTCTCCCGCAGCGAACTCGTCTTTCCAAAATAATTTTACTCTAGATTTAACTTGTGAAGAAGCGGCCGCGATCGTTGTTGGCGGCGACGTGAGCTCTTCTATTTCGCAGAGCTGCACAGGAGGCACGCTCTCTTTGTCACCGTCGCTATCTGGAGTAGATGGTGCCAAGACAGTTACTGTCACCGCGACAGATGCGGCGGGAAATGTAACAACCCGAAATCTTAATTTAATAAAAGATACGACTCCACCGGCACTTCCTACAGTGACTCGTTACTCTGCAAGTCCTACTTCCGCGGACTTTGTCACAATGACGGTTTCAAGCTGTGCCGATGTAGCACAAGTTCTGGCGAAAGAAGACTCTTCCATCCCTACGGGCGCGGAGGCGAATTGGGTTTCTTGTACAACGGCGGCTGGTGGCATTTCCTTTAATTTAAGTACGGCCGGGACACAAGGAACTCGAAACGTTCGTGTCTTTGTTCGCGATGCCACAGGAAATATTCAACCTTCATTTGCAAGTGTGCTCGTAGATTACGATACACTTCCTCCTTCGATTTCACTTAATGCAATTCCCGGTTTCTTAGGAACGAATAGCTACTACGAATTCAAATGGACTCTGTCTGAAGGAAATGTGCCGGCAGGCGCTCAGTTTACTTTAGAGTACAGTCAGAACTCGGGTTCCTCTTGGACTTCTCTTTCGACTACACCTGTTGGCATCACTGGTGCTGTGAACAGCAAAATTTATAAGTACAAACAATATTTACCGTCTACTCCGGGCGCGACGATTTTTAGAGTTCGCTTAACAGATGCCACGGGTCAGACTGGATATGGAAGTCAGGCATCCATTCTACTTTATGATATTACTCCACCAGAAATTACAGCGCATTCATTCTTGATTGCGGGTTCAGAGGGACCAGTGACAACTTATAATCCGTTTGTGAAGGTGAGTTTTTCTGCAACGGATAACCAGACTCCCGTGACTCAGTTTTGTTTAAAAAATGATTCCGCTGTTCCTGCGTTAAGTAATGCATGTTGGATCGCGATTGATGCTCCGGGTGTCGGTGTTCCCGTTGACCTCAACGTCACACTGACTGACTACGATCATTTGGTGGACTGGCGTCAGGGCACCTATACAGTCTATTTATGGATCCGCGATCAGGCGGGAAATATTTCTAGCAATGTGGGGCCTGTAAATAATGGGACGGACCGAATCGCAGTCACTTATTCACCTATTCCAGATCCTACTTTGACGGAATTGATTGTTGCTAAAGATGCTTCGGCGACCGTTCAGCCTGATCCTTGGGATCTTGTGACGACACCGGGAACTTCTTTGTATTTAAAATGGAAGCAGAAAGTCTATCACGGCACAGCCGCAGTAAGTCTTTGGTATACTTTGAATGGAACTGACTTCACGTTGATTGAAGAAAATGCGGAATCAGGTTCTGTTCTGTCATGCAGTGCCGCTGGTGCCGTGGATGCTTGTACTTATAACTGGAGTTCGCCTGTACCGGTCAATACGACTTATATGATTCAAGTTCGTGTCACTGATGGTATTGGTCAAACTACGACCAAGAATACAGTTTACATTAGCAACCCGAACTTCCGCCCCATTGCGGGAAATACTGATCCCGGTACGAATGGCTCTGCGAAGAAAGCGGCGTTCCGTGGACTAACGCCAGACAGTGGGTCTTTCGTAGTGACTCGAAATGGTTTGTTATTCTTCAGAGACGTCGCTCGTGGACTTCTGATGGTGGATCCCAATAATGGAGTTCAAAAAATTGCATTAAAACTTACAGACACGAGTACGGGCGATGGCGGCTCTTTGGCTTCCGCAACTTCGCAGGGAATTTTAAAGATTGCTTTGGACTTTGAAGATCGCGTTTTAGTCTTTGAACCTGACCGCATTCGCAGAATTGATACACGAGCATCGCCGATGACAATCGAATCTATCATTGGTGCTTTTAACGATGGGCGCGTTGGCACGAATGCGGCTGACTATGTTGCAGATCCTCATGATGTGAAGATCAAACTTCATCCGACGACGAAAATGTATGGTATGGGTTCGCCTTATCTGAACTTCTTCGCACTCCCTAATGGCGACATTTACTTCCAGACGGAAGCGATTTTCGCGACAAGAGCCGCCGGCGCGCGCATTCGCGTTTATCGTGGTAGCGCGGTTGAACCCTACGTCGACACTTTGCGAGTCGGCGGTGCTGGTGATTATCAAGATCCTTCAACGGATATTGGCGCTTGGGATCTTGGGACGCTTAATTTTATTTATGATCCGTTTTCTTATGTCGTTTCTAAAGCTTATGTTTCGGTGAATCATCAGATACCGGGATGTAACTATTTTTACTTTTCGCAAGTAAGCCCAACAACTTTACAGTCTCTGGGAAGCGGCCATCCCGTGTCACCCTTCTCTCCTTGTACAGCCGCATACCGGGTTCAAGGCATGAACGGACAAATGTACTCCATGAACCGCATCAATCCATGGGCATTTCAAATTGTAAAATTCGATGGAAGCTCCGGGTGGAACGTGGTGGTGGGCTCCGGCGAACGCAGCAGCTGTGCAGATGGTACGGCTGCGGGGTCTTGTCCGATTATTCCCAATGATCTTTTCGTTTCCCAGACTGGACAAGTCTATTTTAGGGATGATGGACAAATTCGTATTGTAGGCAGTGATAATCGCGTTTACACACTTTTTGGATACAACCTAAGTAGCGGTGATGGTGGTCATCCTATGGAGGCTCGTCTCAATGAAATTGCTTCTATTGATCATGGCGTGAATGACAAAGTGGTTGTGCTCGACACTCAAGGAGGAAGATTCCGTGAAGTGAATTTCAAAGGAACTCCAGGCATCACAACAATTGCAGGAACGGGCTCAGACGCTCCGGGATCCATCACTCCATTAGGAGTTGCAGCCAATACAAGTCCGATCGGCATGGGATGGTCTGCACCAGGCCGATTTGTAACCAATCCGACGAATGGAGATGTTTATTGGTACTGTGGCGGATCGCATAGTATTTGTCGACTCAATCGCGCCAGCAACGTATGGCAAAATGTTTTCACTCTCGGCGGAACAGTTCCTTATGAGACAGCCGCAGGATATTTTTACTGGGATCTTGATATTCCTACTTACCCTCTTGCACCACTTGCTTTTTACAATAACTCATTACTTGTTGGTCTTGATTCTTGGGGCGGCACTGAACACTTCAGAAGAGTTTGGCGGGAGTTTGATCTGACTAATGGGTATTCACGATTTACCTTAGGAAATGGAAATTACGTGTCTGCCGCAACCTGTAACAACGGATCTTCGGCTTCTTGTATTCCAGAGTACTACTACTTCTCATGGGGTGCCGGAGCTGGAAGCCCGATTCATCAAACCAATATCGCGGGTAACAACTATTGGCTCTTCCTGAACAACGGGCAAAAGGACGTTATTCGTGTAGGCGCAGGCAGCGTGACCAAGATGTTCTCTCTCTCTGTAAGAGCTCAATCGATTTTCTACAAATCGCCGTATCTTTATTACTGCTCGGCTCCTGAAAACGGTCCGGCAAAACTTTATCGCAAAAACTTCAACTCCCCTTTTACGGAAGTGGAACTCATTCTGCCACATGGAAGTGCTTGCACTGGAAACAAAATTATTTTCAAAAATGGTGCAGGAACAGAGCCTGATCGACTGGTATTCCCGATTCGACAAAATGGTATTTTTGGTTTGTCGGAGTTTTTGGATCCGGAAAATTACGTTCCGTAATTTTCATTTGTATCCGCGCAAAAATCTTTACTGAATTTTCCTGTTTATTGTCAAACATCTAAACATTCCTTTAAATTGAAACGTTTTGTACGCATCTTGTGACCTTACCTATCGCCTCTGGCATAATGACCTTTGTGGAGGCGAACATCATGATGAAGTTCTTTATTCTGCTTGTACTACTGACTACGTTTTTAACCTTCAAGGCGTATGCGGATTCCGCTGTGGGTGTTGTCATTGGAGATCCGACGGGTGTGTCTGGAAGACTGGGTTTAGATGGTAAACATTCCCTCGAAGGAGCTCTTGCATATTCATCAGGTCATTATGACGGGCTTCATATCCACGCCACTTACCTTTGGGATCGCGCTCGCACTTTTGCCGTGCAGCGTGGCGGTCCGATTGAGACGTATTACGGTCTTGGGGTGCGGTTGATTAACTTTAATAAGGGTGAACACGATGGCGAGCTTGCCATCGGACCGCGAGCCCCGCTGGGTCTGCTTTATAATATCGACAATCCGGACATTGAGATCTTTGGGGAGGTGTCCCTCGCGGTAGATTTAATGCCGGAAACGAATGTGGACTTGGATTTGGGAATTGGGGTGCGGTTGAGATTTTAAGTCCTTGATATAAGCGAATGTTAACCACTGCTGCCATTATCGTTTCGCATCATGTTGAAGGAAGAAAAAGCGATACAATTTGTAAACTTTTATTTAGCTTAAGTCACCTTAACATGAGACTTAACATGCCGACCAATAGCCCTAAGAAACTCCTAAGTATCGTGAGTCCTGTCTACAGGGCTGAGAAAATCGTACATTTATTAGTCGAAACAATCGAAAGCTCACTAGGCCATTTCCAAGGAAGTTTTGAAATCATTCTTGTCGAGGATGGGAGTCCCGACGGAAGCTGGACTGCCATTGAAGAAGTCTGCCGAAATAATCCAAGAGTGAAGGGTATAAAACTCAGCCGCAACTTCGGGCAGCATGCCGCTATTACTGCCGGCCTACAATCATGTTCGGGAGAGTGGATCGTAGTAATGGACTGCGACCTCCAAGACAGGCCTGAGGAAATTGTGCAATTGTACAAAAAAGCTCAAGAAGGTTTTGATATCGTTCTTGCTCAAAGAATTGAGCGCCAAGATCATCTTTTTAAAAAAAGTTTATCAAAATTATTTTATAAAATCTTATCTGCTCTAACCGGCACGACTTTTGATCCATCTATAGCAAACTTTGGAATATACCGAAGTAAAGTCATCGATGCCGTCCGCAGCATGAACGAGCCAATTCGCTTTTTCCCGGTAATGATAAAGTGGTGCGGCTTCAAGTCTACTTCGCTACCGGTTCAACACGCCTCAAGACAGGACGGCGGCTCTACCTATAGTTTTTCTAAGCTTTGCGCACTTGGGCTCGACATTGTTCTTGCCCACTCAGATAAACCTCTTCGCATGGTTGCTGGTTTGGGGTTGGGTATGTCGGGCATATCACTTCTACTAATGATCGCAGTCATCATCCGGGCTTTGACAAACGGATTCGCTGTATTGGGTTACGCCAGCCTTGTTACCCTGATGCTTTTTTGCACCGGCATGATTGTCTTCATACTGGGAATTATTGGCCTTTACATCGGCAAAATTTTTGAGGCTACTAAGCAGCGTCCGATTTATTTAGTTTCCGAAAGGCATAACTTTGAATAAACCTGATAAAAAGGTCATACTTTTTCTAATGACCGAAAAAGGTCTTCGGGTCTTAAACAGAATAATTGCTGATTTTACATCAGAAAGAATTTCCTTTGTCGTAACATGCAAAGACCCGGCCGTAGATAATGACTTCCACAGTGACATAGTCGAAACATGCAGTAAAAACAATATTGAAGTTTACACTAAATTGCCCCAAAAAATTGCAACAGAAAACGAACTTTATATCGCGATCTCCTGGAGAACTCTCATTCCTATTTCGGACGGAAAAAGGTTGGTAGTTTTTCACGACTCACTACTCCCTCGTTATCGAGGTTTCAACCCGTTGGTTTCGGCCCTAATTAACGGTGAAACAACAATTGGCGCCACCGCATTAATCGCTGATGAAAAGTATGACCGCGGAAAAATTCTTTTACAGAAGAGCGCAAAAATTGAGTATCCAATAAAGATCCAAACCGCAATTCAACGTATTGCTGGCATATACGAAGAACTCGCTACAGATATTGTTAGCAACTTTCTTTCAGGTAAAAAAATGGAAGAAATCGAGCAAAACGAAGAGAATGCAACATATAGTATATGGCGAGATGAGGAAGACTACAAAATTGACTGGCACTTTGATGCAAAACGCATCCTTCGCCAGATAGATGCAGTGGGTTATCCTTACAAAGGGGCATCCACAACTCTCGAACAAAAAACAGTACGTATCATGTCTGCTGAAGCAGTAGATTCTTTGCTCTTTGAAAACAATTCTCCCGGGAAGATTTTCGAGATTGAAGGCGGTTATCCGATTGTCTTATGCGGAAGGGGCCAATTAAAAATAACCGATCTTCGTGATGAATACGGACAAAGTTTACTGCCCTTGAAAAAACTGAAGCTTCGCTTCGGTGCAAAGTAGACCGGAGCTGAATAAATGTCTGAATTTCAAAAAATCGATGGCATATACTTTTCCGAATCAAAAAAGAACGTCTCCTATCCAGAACAGGGAAATGATACTTACTTTGAAATTGAAGACAAAAGTTTCTGGTTTAAACATAGAAATTTGATCATCGAAAAGGTCCTGAAAAAGTATGTTCCGGAAATGATCGACTTTTATGACTTGGGAGGAGGCAACGGTTTTGTTGCACAAAAAATTGCTTCCATGGGCTATAGCGTGACCCTAGTTGAGGCCGGGAGCGGTGTGTTTAATGCGTTAAAAAGAGGAATTGATAATGTATATTGTGCGGATATAGTTGGCTTCAAATCGACGAAGCCAAATGCCGTTGTTGGCTTGTTTGATGTCATCGAACATTTTGACAAACCCGAAAACGTTTACAAAAGCATCCACGAAAACATGCCAGGGGTTTCAAAGCTGATATTAACTGTACCTGCCTACAATTGGCTATGGTCGGACGAGGACATTAGAGCTGGTCACTTTCGAAGATACACAATGACAAGCCTGAGAAAAGAACTGAATGACGCTGGCTACGAAGTCGTTTTTTCCTCCTACTTCTTTAGCTTCCTCATCCTTCCGATCTTCCTTTTCAGAACAGTTCCTTACTTGCTACGAAAGATGAGTCGCGAACAAAAAAATAAGGCAGGTATTCAAGAGCACAGGTCATCACACATTGGGCAAATTCAGAACTTAGTGGAAAAACTATTATCAGTTGAAGGCAGCCTGCTTGGAAAAATTCCATTTGGAGGCTCAATTATTGTAGTGGCTAAAAATAAAAAACAGATTTAATCACCGAGATTGCTTTTATTACATTTTCCGTTTTCCAATAATTTTTCTACGAGATTTTCTTTGGGTTTGTAGACAATTTGCTCAAAGGTTTCGAAGTAATCAGACTTAGGCGACCGAAACGATCCCACTATTTCGTAATCACTGGCAAGGTTGATATCAAATTGCTCCAATACTTCTGCGGATATGGACCTTGGGCCATTGGGCTCAATCAACAACCATGCAACTCCTAGATTCGAACATGAAACACGAGACAAGCCTCTTTTTGCATGCAATACGCT encodes the following:
- a CDS encoding endonuclease/exonuclease/phosphatase family protein yields the protein MVPYIIPTKEKVLLKIGEAQNLPAPTSEFDIFVWNVYKGQKAHIFEKDFRKLGEGKDFILLQEALVDDKMPKIWQQDFATYEWHLAQSFHYKKDLRSTGVAIGAKLPPASVDFIRAKTRELFWLTPKLTLFNEYDFGGTKALFVCTHVLNFVTLKAFTASLYEIAAKMSEFKGPIVLAGDFNTWNVKRYLIMKSIFRDLNLEHLDLENDGRLLKLDHVFVRGFDVIKAQVHHTIISSDHFPLEIRLKVGDPNKPTDPNLILQP
- the cysK gene encoding cysteine synthase A, whose translation is MKIYSDITKTIGQTPLIEMQRIGKGLPGRLLLKLEFFNPLGSVKDRIGLAMIEDAERTGKLKPGMEILEPTSGNTGIALAFVAAAKGYSITLVMPETMSQERRTLLLLLGAKIVLTPGPLGMKGAIAKSMELAEKNPNTWTPRQFDNPANPEIHKQTTANEIWNDTDGGVDIVVSGVGTSGTITGVGQVLKAKKPSVKMIAVEPVESAVLSGGKPGPHKIQGLGAGFVPSVMDRSVVDGVEQVSSEESMKVAREVIKKEGIPVGISSGAAIAAGLRLAQKEENRGKNIVVIVPSYTERYLSTMLAEQERQEAQSLQVTTVDESYLSRVK
- the nrfH gene encoding cytochrome c nitrite reductase small subunit yields the protein MSKLNIIFLILFGVVLGLGCYSFIYAKGYSYMSDDPKACVNCHIMNENMDSWIKGTHHHVAKCNDCHLPHNIVGKYAVKALNGFNHSAAFTLQNFPDPIRIREHSLKVVKSSCLSCHQPMVQAMNHGGKNINEETNCLHCHRNVGHVK
- a CDS encoding ammonia-forming cytochrome c nitrite reductase subunit c552; protein product: MTKSKGIFLAVGGAAIATVLLTALLVNIFERKTEAKNVFYRVVELTDDMDDPAIWGKNFPHQYDSYLRTADMRRTKYGGSEAFPHVPTEKDPRDVVSQQKLDEDPRLKIMWAGYAFSKDFREERGHAYMLSDQIFTERQNVTKQPGTCLNCHASTYVLYKKLGDGDITKGFEEMNKIPYKEIVHSVNHPVSCIDCHDPSTMSLRVTRPAFIEGIRAFKATQGIKEYDVNKMATRQEMRTFVCGQCHVEYYFKGADKRLTYPWADGLKADQILEYYKKDSHKDWVHAETGAAVLKAQHPEFEMFNQGTHARAGVACVDCHMPYERMGAMKITNHHVQSPLLNINKACQTCHNVPEAELKARAETIQDRHMELRNIAFDALVDYIKDLKEFKDVDLTKTPNKKLAEARDLQKQAQFLFDFVEAENSSGFHAPQESARVLGLSIEKVREGQKIVAELRREMKTTK
- a CDS encoding cytochrome c biogenesis protein ResB; this translates as MELAVLIIASIAVIIAIGTVVEAKYDAWTAKNLVYASIWMYVAMGALVTSLIAVIVDRWPWKPRHASFIFAHVGIIILIYGSLLTQVFGVDGTVRLSKTEGPVKEVTVQDTDIVIYRSPDGSDYEKIYTEEVNYLKYPVTTDKPVLIKSRDLNFEILESIPYSVPKLQVEASPQPQSGAAVRFQLANPNVSQVDWLVQRNVFEKVEAQVGPVLITLGGLWDRNPSINEIRFNINEKGSLTYALYGRDETKPFKQGVAKEGDLVETGWMGLQLRILRYLPKAVQKYDVTRLDHPVPGSSPSLRVRYNGQESYLFLNDYVKVFTENRVYLVSYQNRRLPLGFEISLDEFRKTDYPGTMRAMAYQSAVNYDGGNKALISMNEPLKYKKFYIYQASFEEGPNGIVKASVLSVNHDPGRVWKYFGSAIMCLGIVLLFYFRKRKNAQPS